The following DNA comes from Winogradskyella sp. PG-2.
AGTAGCTCATCAAAAAGTAGCATTTTTTAGAGGTATTGAATTGTATAATGAAACAAGATATAGTGAAGCCCTAGATTTATTCAATAGTTCATTAAAAGAACCAAGAGAACCATTTTTTGTTGCGAAAGCTACATTTTGGAAAGCTGAAACAGAATATAATTTAACGAATTATAATGATGCTTTAATTGGATTTAAACAATTTAATGGAATTTCAGAAGCTTCTAGTTTACCAGAATATGAAAACTTAGATTATAATTTGGCTTACACTTATTTTAAGTTGAAGGATTATACAAATGCTTCAAAATACTTTCAAAAATTTATTGACGCAAATTCTAGTAATCGCTTACGTAGAAACGATGCTTATTTAAGATTAGCAGATGGTTATTTTGTGTCTAGTAAATATCAAAATGCGATAACAGCTTATAATAAAGCCATTCAAATTAATGAGATTGAAACTGATTATGCAGCATTTCAAAAAGCAATGAGTCAAGGCTATTTAGGCAAGGTTTCTAACAAAATATCAGAATTAAAAACATTTATTGAGGGCTATCCAAAATCTGCATTGCGAGATGATGCAATGTACGAGTTGGCAAACTCTTTCGTGAAATCAAATGATACTGATAAGGCTATGCAGATGTATGATAGGCTAAATTCAGAATACAGACGTAGTGCTTTTACATCTAAAGCCTTATTGCGTCAAGGTTTAGTGTATTATAATGGTAATGATAATGAACGTGCATTAACAAAATTCAGAAAAGTTGCTAAAGAATTTCCTGGTTCTGGTGAGGCAGTCCAGGCCGTTTCTACTGCTCGTCTAATTTATATAGATGTAGGAAGAGTAGATGAATATGCACGTTGGGTAAAATCATTAGATTACGTTGAGGTGACTGATGTAGAATTAGACAACACAATGTATTTAGCCGCAGAAAAACCGTATTTAGATAATGATACAGATAAAGCGATTCGTCAGTTTAATAAATACTTAAATCAATTTCCTAATGGAATACATGCTTTAAAATCACATTTTTATCTAGCACAATTATATTACAAAAAGGATTTATTTGATAATGCACAGCCACATTATAAATATGTAGTTGAAGCTTCAAAAAGTGAATATACAGAGCAGGCAACAGTGAAGTTATGTGAAATATATTTAACTAATTCTAATTGGTCTAGAGCAATTCCTGTACTTAAAACATTAGAAGAAGAGGCAGATTATCCGCAAAATGTATTGTATGCGCAATCTAATTTAATGAATGCCTATTATCAAACAGAAGATTACTTATCTGCAGAAACATATGCTGAAAAGGTGTTGACCAATTCTAGTTTAGATAATAAAGTAAAAAGTGATGCGAAAATCATTATTGCACGTTCTGCGATTAAAACAGGTAATGAATCTAAAGCAAAAGAAGCATATGCAGATGTAGAAAAAATTGCAACAGGTAGTGTCGCTGCTGAAGCATTGTATTATAACGGATATTTTAAAAATAAAGAAGGAAACTATAAAGCGTCAAATACTGCAATACAGAAGCTGGCTAAAGACTACAGTAGTTACAAGTATTATAGCGCCAAAGGATTAGTAGTTATGGCAAAGAATTTCTATGCTTTAGGTGACGCGTTTCAAGCGACATATATCCTAGAGAGTGTAATTTCTAATTTCCCGGATTTTGACGATGTTGTACAAAAAGCAACATTAGAATTAAATACAATAAAAGCAGAAGAAGCTAAAACAAATTCATCAATCGAGACCGACGATAATTAAATTCTTGCAACAGGAAGAGTCTTATGAATTGTCCAATATTTTTAATCAAAAAATTAAATATGAAAATCAAATTTTTAATTTTTATAATCACAATATCAAGCAGTATTACATTTATTAATGCTCAAGAGCATACCAAAGACACTATTGATGATCAAGTGGTAAATGTTGTGAAACCCTATACACCTACAATTTCTGATGCTTTCAAAATAAAGAATGTTCCGAAGCTGAATGATTCTAATTCTGTGAAGAAAAAAGAAGTGAAGTACAATATATTTTCAATTCCTGTAGCATCAACATTTACACCTGCAAAAGGAAAAGCTGCAAAAGTAGATAAGGCTAAAGCTGTAAAGTTATATGATAATTATGCATCAGTTGGTTTTGGTACTTATACGACCATTTTAGGTGAGATATATCTTAATCATGAATTAAGTAATGATGAGAGTGTTGGAGGTTATTTTAGTCATCATTCCTCTGCTGGTGGAATAGCTGATGTGTTATTGGATGATGATTTTACAAAGACAAGTTTAAATGCGCATTATTCTCAAAAGTTGAGAGATTTTTCTTGGAAAATCGATGGTGGTTTTGATTTACAAACCTATAATTGGTATGGATTACCTCAAATATTTTTTGATGTAACAACTGCTGCAATGATAGATCCAGGGCATTCTTTTAATAGTTTCAACATTGGAGGAAAATTGAAGTTCGATGATGCCATTATTAAAGATGGTAGTGTTCGTTTTAGGCGCTTTGGTGATGACCAAGATTCAGGAGAAAATAGATTTTTGGCAACGACTAATTTTAGTGTTCCGGTTCAAGGAGAAGAAATAAATGCAGAATTTAATATTGATTATATAGGAGGAAGCTTTGATCAAGATTTTAATGGAAATAGTCAAATTAAGTACGGCAATGTTATATTT
Coding sequences within:
- a CDS encoding tetratricopeptide repeat protein, with product MLFSKRQLIIVFLTFSLLGVAQKSAVYTSDLQDYQKALTLYNNKQYKAAQSLFDDIRYNTNDITIKSDCAYYIANCAVRLNQNNADDLIAEFVEEYPTSTKRNTAFLDVADYYFENSKYAYARKWYQKVEEVSIARSERDRFNFNYGYSLYSTKSKKQATKYLNRVIDSKEYGSQAKYYIGYMAYEGDDYDTANEYFDQVRDNEKYKEKLSYYQADLNFKLGKFEKAIELAEEQLPKSRGDEESELSKIIGESYFNLEQYSEALPYLKAYKGKRGKWNNTDYYQLGYTYYKQNDFESAISEFNKIIDGNNSVAQNAYYHLGESYINLDKKQEALNAFRNASEMDYDGKIQEDAWLNYAKISYEIGNPYQSVPQVLAGYLDKYPETNYKEEIETLLIDSYITSKNYKEALELLKGKNSFENKVAHQKVAFFRGIELYNETRYSEALDLFNSSLKEPREPFFVAKATFWKAETEYNLTNYNDALIGFKQFNGISEASSLPEYENLDYNLAYTYFKLKDYTNASKYFQKFIDANSSNRLRRNDAYLRLADGYFVSSKYQNAITAYNKAIQINEIETDYAAFQKAMSQGYLGKVSNKISELKTFIEGYPKSALRDDAMYELANSFVKSNDTDKAMQMYDRLNSEYRRSAFTSKALLRQGLVYYNGNDNERALTKFRKVAKEFPGSGEAVQAVSTARLIYIDVGRVDEYARWVKSLDYVEVTDVELDNTMYLAAEKPYLDNDTDKAIRQFNKYLNQFPNGIHALKSHFYLAQLYYKKDLFDNAQPHYKYVVEASKSEYTEQATVKLCEIYLTNSNWSRAIPVLKTLEEEADYPQNVLYAQSNLMNAYYQTEDYLSAETYAEKVLTNSSLDNKVKSDAKIIIARSAIKTGNESKAKEAYADVEKIATGSVAAEALYYNGYFKNKEGNYKASNTAIQKLAKDYSSYKYYSAKGLVVMAKNFYALGDAFQATYILESVISNFPDFDDVVQKATLELNTIKAEEAKTNSSIETDDN